A single genomic interval of Dyella sp. GSA-30 harbors:
- the kdsB gene encoding 3-deoxy-manno-octulosonate cytidylyltransferase, giving the protein MAAALPPFIVAIPARYGSTRLPAKPLRDIAGVPMVVRVAQRALQAGAAQVVVAVDDQRIADALAGQGVDVCMTRSDHASGSDRLAECAAHYGWADDAIVVNLQGDEPFAPAAGIREVARALAEDDAPMATLATPIDDAHELFDPNVVKLVRGVDGRALYFSRAPLPWARDAFAKDKDQLPSGVPFLRHIGIYAYRAGFLHRYTGLARTMLEQAESLEQLRVLEHGYPIAVRLTPEPFPPGIDTQADLERAQQWLQAQQP; this is encoded by the coding sequence ATGGCCGCAGCGCTGCCACCATTCATCGTCGCCATTCCTGCCCGCTATGGGTCGACCCGTTTACCGGCCAAGCCGCTGCGCGATATTGCTGGCGTGCCGATGGTGGTGCGGGTCGCCCAGCGTGCGCTGCAGGCTGGCGCGGCACAGGTGGTGGTGGCGGTGGACGATCAACGTATCGCCGATGCGCTGGCCGGGCAGGGTGTGGACGTATGCATGACGCGCAGCGATCACGCCTCCGGTAGCGATCGCCTGGCCGAATGCGCGGCGCACTATGGCTGGGCCGACGATGCCATCGTGGTGAACCTGCAGGGTGATGAGCCCTTCGCACCCGCAGCGGGCATTCGCGAAGTGGCACGTGCGTTGGCCGAAGACGATGCGCCGATGGCCACGCTGGCCACGCCGATCGACGACGCGCACGAGCTGTTCGATCCGAATGTGGTCAAGCTGGTACGCGGTGTCGACGGACGCGCGCTGTATTTCAGCCGCGCGCCGTTGCCGTGGGCGCGCGATGCCTTCGCGAAGGACAAGGACCAGCTGCCGAGCGGCGTGCCGTTCCTGCGGCATATCGGTATCTATGCCTACCGTGCGGGTTTCCTGCATCGCTATACCGGTCTGGCCCGCACGATGCTGGAGCAGGCCGAATCGCTCGAGCAGTTGCGTGTGCTGGAACACGGTTACCCGATTGCCGTACGCCTGACGCCCGAGCCGTTCCCACCGGGCATCGACACCCAGGCCGATCTCGAACGGGCGCAGCAGTGGTTGCAGGCGCAGCAGCCGTGA
- a CDS encoding low molecular weight protein-tyrosine-phosphatase, whose amino-acid sequence MTRVLFVCLGNICRSPVVEVVARTHARRAGLDIEFASCGTGGWHVGKGADTRMRAAARTAGYDLEPHRARQLRAADLRDYDLVLAMDRDNLREIERLKSTASTAHIDLLLPWAGVDEPAEFPDPYYGDEAGFTASVALVERGIQGLLERLRRESSGA is encoded by the coding sequence GTGACACGCGTGCTCTTTGTGTGTTTGGGCAACATTTGCCGTTCGCCCGTGGTCGAAGTCGTAGCGCGAACCCATGCTCGGCGCGCCGGTCTGGACATCGAGTTCGCTTCCTGTGGAACGGGTGGATGGCATGTCGGCAAAGGGGCCGATACGCGCATGCGTGCCGCGGCCAGGACGGCTGGCTACGATCTCGAGCCGCATCGCGCGCGTCAGTTGAGGGCAGCCGATCTGCGCGACTACGATCTGGTGCTCGCAATGGATCGGGACAACCTGCGCGAGATCGAACGGCTCAAATCGACCGCATCTACGGCGCATATCGACCTGCTCCTGCCCTGGGCCGGTGTCGATGAGCCGGCTGAGTTCCCCGATCCCTACTATGGCGACGAGGCCGGCTTCACGGCCTCGGTAGCGCTGGTTGAACGAGGGATCCAGGGCTTGCTCGAACGCTTGCGCCGCGAGTCGTCCGGGGCTTGA
- the uvrC gene encoding excinuclease ABC subunit UvrC, which translates to MQPISQPTFDGKAFVKTLTSSPGVYRYFDDADELLYVGKAGNLKKRVGSYFLKPRMEPRIASMISQIARCEITVTRTEGEALLLESQLIKSLKPRYNIMLRDDKSYPYIYLSGGEDYPRLAFHRGARNLPGRFFGPYPSTFAVRESLNLMQKLFKVRQCEDSYFRNRSRPCLQHQIGRCSAPCVNLISVDDYRSDVRHAEMFLEGRSSAVIDELASGMEQASKSLEFERAASMRDQVSALRKLQAQHHVQGASADMDVIACRIESGLACVSVLFFRNGVSLGTRDFYPRLPLDAEPGDLLGQFLAQYYLDRPVPRELILGDVPADCEILADLLTQQSGHAVEIKTSVRGERARFLQMAERNAQASLTARLASRQTLGARFDDLQRLLELDEAPRRIECFDISHTMGEATVASCVVFGPEGPEKSHYRRFNIAGITPGDDYAAMHQALTRRFRKVAEGEGARPDILLIDGGSGQVAQALDVLKELGVQGIRIVGVAKGPGRRAGEETLILAESGRNLHPGPASPALHLVAAVRDEAHRFAISGHRKRREKARERSVLEDVPGIGARRRSALLKAFGGLAGVEAAGVEELMQVKGIDRGLAERIYATLHA; encoded by the coding sequence ATGCAGCCCATTTCGCAGCCGACCTTCGACGGCAAGGCGTTCGTCAAAACCCTGACCAGTTCCCCCGGCGTCTATCGTTATTTCGATGACGCGGACGAGCTGCTGTACGTCGGCAAGGCCGGCAATCTGAAAAAGCGCGTCGGCAGCTACTTCCTGAAACCCAGGATGGAGCCGCGTATCGCGTCGATGATTTCGCAGATCGCACGCTGCGAGATCACCGTCACGCGTACGGAGGGCGAGGCGCTGCTGCTCGAGTCGCAGCTGATCAAGTCGCTCAAGCCGCGCTACAACATCATGTTGCGCGACGACAAAAGCTACCCGTACATTTATCTGTCCGGTGGCGAGGATTATCCGCGCCTGGCCTTTCATCGTGGTGCGCGCAATCTGCCGGGCCGCTTTTTCGGCCCCTATCCCAGCACGTTCGCGGTGCGCGAAAGCCTCAACCTGATGCAGAAGCTGTTCAAGGTGCGGCAGTGCGAAGACAGTTATTTTCGCAATCGTTCGCGCCCGTGCCTGCAACATCAGATCGGCCGCTGCAGTGCGCCCTGCGTCAATCTGATTTCCGTCGACGACTATCGCAGCGATGTGCGTCACGCCGAGATGTTTCTGGAAGGCCGCAGCAGCGCGGTGATCGACGAACTGGCCAGCGGGATGGAGCAGGCCAGCAAATCGCTGGAATTCGAGCGCGCCGCGTCGATGCGCGACCAGGTATCCGCCTTGCGCAAGCTGCAGGCACAGCATCATGTACAGGGCGCGAGCGCCGACATGGACGTGATTGCCTGCCGTATCGAATCGGGCCTGGCCTGTGTCAGCGTGTTGTTCTTCCGCAATGGCGTCAGCCTTGGCACCCGCGACTTCTATCCGCGCCTGCCGCTCGATGCCGAGCCGGGCGATCTGTTGGGCCAGTTTCTTGCGCAGTACTACCTCGACCGACCCGTGCCGCGCGAGCTGATACTTGGCGATGTCCCTGCCGACTGCGAGATTCTTGCGGATCTGCTGACCCAGCAATCCGGGCATGCCGTCGAGATCAAGACCAGCGTGCGTGGCGAACGCGCGCGGTTTCTGCAGATGGCCGAGCGCAATGCGCAGGCTTCGTTGACAGCGCGGCTTGCCAGTCGCCAGACCCTGGGCGCGCGCTTCGACGATCTGCAGCGCCTGCTGGAGCTCGACGAAGCGCCTCGCCGTATCGAGTGCTTCGACATCAGCCACACCATGGGCGAGGCCACGGTGGCTTCTTGCGTGGTCTTCGGTCCGGAAGGCCCCGAGAAATCGCATTACCGCCGCTTCAATATCGCCGGCATCACGCCCGGTGACGACTACGCGGCCATGCACCAGGCCTTGACCCGGCGTTTCCGCAAGGTTGCCGAAGGCGAGGGTGCGCGGCCTGACATCCTGTTGATCGACGGCGGCAGCGGTCAGGTGGCACAGGCGCTCGATGTGCTGAAGGAACTGGGCGTGCAGGGCATCCGCATTGTGGGCGTGGCCAAGGGGCCGGGACGACGTGCAGGTGAGGAGACGCTGATACTGGCCGAGTCGGGCCGCAACCTGCATCCGGGCCCGGCATCGCCGGCACTGCATCTCGTTGCCGCAGTGCGCGACGAGGCGCATCGTTTTGCGATCAGCGGTCATCGCAAGCGCCGCGAGAAGGCGCGTGAGCGCAGCGTGCTGGAGGACGTGCCGGGCATCGGCGCTCGCCGCCGTTCGGCCTTGCTCAAGGCCTTTGGTGGGCTGGCCGGCGTCGAGGCTGCGGGTGTGGAGGAGCTGATGCAGGTGAAGGGTATCGATCGCGGCCTGGCCGAACGTATCTACGCCACCTTGCATGCTTGA
- the pgsA gene encoding CDP-diacylglycerol--glycerol-3-phosphate 3-phosphatidyltransferase: MRINLPTWLTLFRIALLPVMVVVFYWPFRGHNITAAIVFVLAAITDWFDGYLARRLNMTSAFGAFLDPVADKLMVAVTLFLLVESHRGGWPGIVMAVTAAVIVGREISISALREWMAEIGMSATVKVAFVGKLKTVMQMIALVVLIVQHDAETLRLYHVGEVLLVIAGILTIWSGLHYLRAAWPMLRGEKGPFAPNKSDV; this comes from the coding sequence ATGCGTATCAACTTGCCAACCTGGCTGACCCTGTTTCGCATCGCTCTGTTGCCGGTCATGGTGGTGGTGTTCTATTGGCCCTTCCGCGGTCACAACATCACGGCAGCCATCGTTTTCGTGCTGGCGGCGATCACCGACTGGTTCGATGGCTACCTTGCGCGTCGTTTGAACATGACCTCGGCGTTCGGTGCTTTTCTGGATCCGGTCGCCGACAAACTGATGGTGGCGGTGACGCTGTTCCTGCTGGTCGAGTCGCACCGTGGCGGTTGGCCCGGTATCGTGATGGCGGTCACGGCGGCCGTCATCGTCGGCCGCGAAATCAGCATCTCGGCGCTGCGCGAATGGATGGCTGAAATCGGTATGAGTGCCACCGTGAAAGTGGCCTTTGTCGGCAAGCTCAAGACGGTGATGCAGATGATCGCGCTGGTCGTGCTGATCGTGCAGCACGATGCGGAAACGTTGCGCCTCTATCACGTGGGCGAAGTGTTGCTGGTGATTGCCGGCATCCTCACGATCTGGTCGGGCCTGCACTATCTGCGTGCGGCGTGGCCGATGTTGCGTGGCGAAAAAGGGCCTTTTGCGCCCAATAAAAGCGATGTCTGA